The Pasteurella multocida genome contains a region encoding:
- the potB gene encoding spermidine/putrescine ABC transporter permease PotB codes for MKNNAFQKSTIGVIFGWLIFFVLAPNLLVLIVSFLTRDSSNFYALPFTLENYTRLFEPLYAQVVWNSLYMSGLATLVCLIIGYPFAFLLTKINPKYRPFLLFLVVLPFWTNSLIRIYGMKIFLGVKGILNSTLMSIGLIDTPIRILNTEVAVIIGLVYLLLPFMILPLYASIEKLDYRLLEAAKDLGATAFQRFIKVIIPLTMPGIIAGCLLVLLPAMGMFYVADLLGGAKVLLVGNVIKSEFLISRNWPFGSAISIGLTILMALLIFVYYKASKLMNKKMELE; via the coding sequence ATGAAGAATAACGCCTTTCAGAAATCAACCATTGGTGTCATCTTCGGGTGGTTGATTTTCTTTGTTCTTGCGCCAAACTTACTTGTGCTGATCGTGAGTTTTTTAACTCGCGATAGCAGTAATTTCTATGCGCTTCCTTTTACATTGGAAAACTATACACGCTTATTTGAGCCGCTATATGCGCAAGTGGTATGGAATTCCTTATATATGTCGGGTTTAGCCACCTTAGTGTGTCTGATTATCGGCTATCCTTTTGCCTTTTTATTAACCAAAATTAACCCGAAATACCGTCCATTTTTACTGTTTTTAGTGGTGTTACCTTTCTGGACCAACTCCCTAATTCGTATTTATGGTATGAAAATTTTCTTAGGGGTCAAAGGGATTTTAAATAGCACACTCATGTCCATTGGCTTAATTGATACGCCTATCCGTATTTTGAATACAGAAGTCGCGGTCATCATTGGTTTAGTGTATTTATTGCTGCCATTTATGATTTTGCCACTTTATGCCTCTATTGAAAAATTGGATTATCGCTTACTGGAAGCGGCAAAAGATCTGGGTGCTACTGCATTCCAACGCTTTATCAAAGTGATTATTCCGCTCACGATGCCGGGTATTATCGCAGGTTGTTTATTAGTGCTTTTACCAGCCATGGGGATGTTCTATGTCGCTGATTTATTAGGCGGTGCCAAAGTCCTCTTAGTGGGTAACGTGATTAAGAGTGAATTCTTGATCTCACGTAACTGGCCGTTTGGTTCTGCAATCAGCATTGGATTAACTATCCTGATGGCATTACTGATCTTTGTTTACTACAAAGCCAGCAAATTAATGAATAAGAAAATGGAGTTGGAATAA
- a CDS encoding paraquat-inducible protein A → MTKNTAQRPLHELACCSDCDAVVSFPTLQSEQLAECPRCHHVIKTTDRWSLHRCAMIALSILILMPFALKFPLLSIDLLGTKIDASVWGGVWKMATQGYPYTAFLVFICAVFMPISFALLVLLLRLSQLLRVKPRNLLISLAHIKPWVMFDVYLVALAVTMFKVKEYATLEIDIYLIAFVFTALLTTLLFIKLNPKELWNEFYPQQHSLNAIPQDNKPHYCFECQYSFMHAMHDRQQRAICPRCHSTLHLSAHIKLQRTWATLIAGIIMIFPANLLPISVVYVNGAPSADTLMSGVLSFIDMGSYFVAFIVFVASIFVPISKIMIMLYLLICVHFQLRHSIKWQMRLLHFVHFVGRWSMLDLFVLALMMSLVTRGQIIDFSVGPAAFYFGIAVFLTMISTSQFDSRLLWKIYDKQTAR, encoded by the coding sequence ATGACAAAAAATACCGCTCAACGCCCTCTACATGAATTAGCCTGTTGCTCAGATTGTGATGCAGTTGTGTCTTTTCCAACCTTACAAAGCGAACAACTGGCAGAATGTCCCCGCTGTCATCATGTGATCAAAACAACGGATCGTTGGAGCCTCCATCGTTGTGCCATGATTGCACTGTCTATCCTCATTTTAATGCCCTTTGCGTTAAAATTTCCACTTCTTAGCATTGATTTATTAGGTACCAAAATTGATGCGTCGGTTTGGGGTGGCGTTTGGAAAATGGCTACCCAAGGTTATCCCTATACTGCCTTTTTAGTGTTTATTTGTGCTGTTTTTATGCCTATTTCTTTTGCATTGCTTGTTTTACTTCTACGCCTCTCACAATTACTGAGAGTAAAACCGCGTAATCTTTTAATTTCTCTCGCGCATATCAAACCTTGGGTGATGTTTGATGTTTACTTAGTTGCCTTAGCGGTGACAATGTTTAAAGTGAAAGAATACGCCACGTTAGAAATTGATATTTATCTGATTGCTTTTGTTTTTACTGCGCTTTTAACAACATTGCTTTTTATCAAATTAAATCCTAAGGAATTGTGGAATGAATTCTACCCACAGCAACATTCACTCAATGCGATTCCACAAGATAATAAACCGCACTACTGTTTTGAATGCCAGTACAGTTTTATGCACGCTATGCATGATCGTCAACAGCGTGCAATTTGCCCTCGTTGTCATTCTACTTTACACTTATCAGCGCATATTAAGCTACAACGCACATGGGCCACCTTAATTGCAGGGATTATTATGATTTTCCCAGCCAATTTGTTACCCATTTCCGTGGTGTATGTCAATGGCGCACCCAGTGCGGATACATTAATGTCTGGTGTATTAAGTTTTATTGATATGGGAAGTTACTTTGTCGCCTTTATTGTTTTTGTTGCCAGTATTTTTGTCCCCATCAGTAAAATTATGATTATGTTATATTTATTAATTTGTGTGCATTTTCAATTAAGACACTCAATCAAATGGCAAATGCGACTACTCCACTTTGTCCATTTTGTCGGGCGTTGGTCCATGCTTGACCTCTTTGTTTTAGCATTGATGATGTCATTAGTAACACGTGGACAAATTATCGATTTTTCTGTTGGTCCCGCGGCCTTTTACTTTGGTATTGCCGTTTTTTTAACAATGATTTCTACTTCACAATTTGATAGCCGATTACTTTGGAAAATTTATGACAAACAAACAGCACGATAA
- the potC gene encoding spermidine/putrescine ABC transporter permease PotC produces the protein MGRLLRNIFMFVVYAYLYIPIAILVTNSFNDDRYGLTWKGFSWKWYERLFSNDTLIQAAIHSITIAFFAATAATIIGGLTAIALYRYRFRGKQAVSGMLFIVMMSPDIVMAVSLLALFMIVGINLGFWSLLLAHITFCLPYVVVTIFSRLKGFDAKMLEAAKDLGAGEVTILRKIIFPLALPAIVSGWLLSFTISLDDVVVSSFVSGVSYEILPLKIFSLVKTGVTPEVNALATIMIILSLALVILSQVVARKDK, from the coding sequence ATGGGCCGTTTACTACGCAATATTTTTATGTTTGTGGTCTATGCTTATTTGTATATTCCAATTGCAATCTTAGTCACAAACTCGTTTAACGATGATCGTTATGGCTTAACCTGGAAAGGCTTTAGTTGGAAATGGTATGAGCGTTTGTTTAGCAACGATACCTTAATTCAAGCAGCCATTCACTCTATTACCATTGCTTTCTTTGCCGCGACAGCAGCAACGATTATTGGTGGATTGACCGCGATTGCGCTTTACCGCTATCGTTTCCGTGGTAAACAAGCAGTTAGTGGGATGCTATTTATCGTCATGATGTCTCCAGATATTGTCATGGCAGTCTCTTTACTGGCACTGTTTATGATTGTGGGAATTAACTTAGGTTTTTGGTCATTATTACTCGCCCATATTACCTTCTGTTTGCCTTACGTGGTCGTCACCATTTTCTCAAGATTAAAAGGGTTTGATGCCAAAATGCTAGAGGCTGCCAAAGATCTGGGGGCGGGCGAGGTGACAATTTTACGTAAAATTATTTTCCCACTGGCGCTGCCAGCTATCGTTTCAGGTTGGTTATTGAGCTTTACTATCTCACTGGATGATGTAGTGGTCTCCTCATTCGTGAGTGGCGTCAGCTATGAGATTTTACCATTGAAAATTTTCTCTTTGGTCAAAACAGGTGTCACCCCAGAAGTCAATGCATTGGCAACCATTATGATTATTCTTTCATTAGCTTTAGTCATTTTGAGCCAAGTGGTTGCGAGAAAAGACAAATAA
- a CDS encoding PqiB family protein, whose translation MTNKQHDNTQAQTHSTIPAHLKQVRRISPFWLLPFVALCIGAILFFQIIQEQGHTIRITFANGEGLVAGKTQVRYQGLQIGVVKKVNFTKDLKQVEVVANIYPEAKTVLRKNTKFWLVKPSASLAGISGIDALVSGNYITLQPGDGENEDEFIAETEGPIAQVDDGDLLVHLLADDLGSISIGASVYFKKLPVGKVYDYRFVEDGKKVSINIVVDKAYAHFVKKDSHFWNISGIDAQIGLSGININVDSLNAIVQGAVAFDSPANSEQAESHDKFTLYANFNAAKRGIVIDVNIPHTTGLQTGQTGVYHQNKQIGVLSELTSVEDQPALLQGKLLIDPMLSELFTSKTHIVLRNKKPGLADLTNLPQLLRGEYFEILAAAGEPQTAFTVIKENELLLQQPNTLVLTLSAPETYGVSEGQAVYYNDVTIGEIIQQDLNVDGVNFKVAIAEKYRHLIHQDSQFIAASQLDINIDANGLRFEAASPEKWLQGGVRVLAGKQKEGQPLTHYPLYKDISHAQVGITDANLTPTLTLSSERLPNINAGSVVLYRQYEVGKILDVRPKANTFEVDVFIYPKYQTLLTHKSVFWVESAAKVDISTQGVSIQATPISRALKGAISFDNIGHTGSKTLYPNELRAKSAGQQLTFITEDATNLSQGMPLRYLGLNIGEIATVNLDTKSNKVIAKALINPQYMSLIAKEGSRFTLISPQISAASIENLESLLQPYIDVEIGQGKGKTQFTLVQSAPRSNNKYTQGLPLVLETHDALNITVGSPILYRGVEVGKINHITLNELGDRVFVHIIIARKYQHLVRQNSEFWIAAGYDFNFSLRGAEVNTGSVQQLLKGGIAFSTPASTVIQPVAKANQHFLLQVKRPQDAQQWNSGALPK comes from the coding sequence ATGACAAACAAACAGCACGATAACACGCAGGCACAAACACATAGCACAATACCTGCTCATTTAAAACAAGTCAGACGTATTTCACCTTTTTGGTTACTGCCTTTTGTTGCCCTTTGTATTGGTGCAATCTTATTTTTCCAAATCATCCAAGAACAAGGACATACCATTCGCATCACTTTTGCCAATGGTGAAGGACTGGTCGCAGGAAAAACGCAAGTTCGTTACCAAGGTTTACAAATCGGGGTTGTTAAGAAAGTCAACTTTACGAAAGACTTAAAGCAGGTTGAAGTAGTAGCTAACATTTATCCTGAAGCCAAGACTGTATTACGTAAGAACACAAAATTTTGGTTGGTCAAACCCAGTGCGTCTTTAGCTGGTATTTCAGGCATAGATGCGCTCGTTTCTGGTAACTATATTACTTTGCAACCCGGTGATGGGGAAAATGAAGATGAATTTATCGCCGAAACAGAAGGACCAATCGCCCAAGTGGATGATGGCGATTTATTAGTGCACTTACTTGCCGATGATCTTGGGTCAATTTCCATTGGCGCATCAGTCTATTTTAAAAAGTTACCGGTTGGGAAAGTGTATGATTATCGCTTTGTTGAAGACGGTAAAAAAGTCTCAATTAACATTGTGGTTGATAAGGCCTATGCACATTTTGTCAAGAAAGACAGCCACTTCTGGAATATTAGCGGGATCGATGCACAAATTGGTCTATCCGGCATTAACATTAACGTAGATAGCCTCAATGCGATTGTACAAGGTGCGGTCGCCTTTGACTCGCCGGCAAATAGCGAACAAGCCGAAAGCCATGACAAATTCACACTTTATGCTAATTTTAATGCGGCTAAACGCGGTATCGTCATTGACGTCAATATTCCTCATACCACGGGCTTACAAACAGGACAAACTGGGGTTTATCATCAAAACAAACAAATTGGTGTGCTATCTGAATTAACCTCTGTTGAAGATCAACCTGCTTTATTACAAGGTAAGCTCTTAATTGACCCCATGTTATCGGAATTATTCACGAGCAAAACGCATATTGTCTTACGCAATAAAAAACCGGGCTTAGCGGATCTAACGAATCTTCCACAACTTCTTCGTGGTGAATATTTTGAAATACTTGCGGCAGCAGGCGAACCTCAAACCGCCTTCACAGTAATTAAAGAAAATGAGCTTTTATTGCAACAACCTAATACTTTGGTTCTCACTTTAAGCGCACCGGAAACCTACGGGGTCAGTGAAGGACAAGCTGTCTATTATAACGATGTCACTATAGGTGAAATTATTCAACAAGATCTCAATGTTGATGGTGTGAATTTCAAAGTGGCTATTGCAGAAAAATATCGTCATCTGATTCATCAAGATAGTCAGTTTATTGCAGCATCCCAATTGGATATCAACATCGATGCGAATGGTTTACGTTTTGAAGCGGCTTCACCAGAAAAATGGCTACAAGGAGGAGTGCGTGTACTCGCAGGCAAACAAAAAGAAGGACAGCCTCTTACCCACTATCCATTGTATAAAGATATCTCTCATGCGCAGGTCGGCATTACCGATGCCAATTTAACACCGACACTGACCTTAAGCTCAGAGAGATTACCCAATATCAATGCGGGCTCCGTCGTATTATATCGCCAATATGAAGTCGGTAAGATTTTAGATGTCCGACCAAAAGCCAATACATTTGAGGTCGATGTTTTTATTTATCCAAAATATCAAACATTATTGACCCATAAAAGTGTCTTCTGGGTAGAAAGTGCTGCGAAAGTCGATATCAGTACACAGGGGGTAAGTATTCAGGCGACCCCAATTTCACGCGCTTTAAAAGGCGCAATCAGCTTTGATAATATCGGGCATACTGGCTCGAAAACACTTTATCCAAATGAGTTACGGGCGAAATCTGCTGGACAACAACTAACGTTTATTACCGAAGATGCGACGAATTTAAGTCAAGGTATGCCGTTACGCTATCTTGGTCTCAATATCGGTGAAATCGCCACAGTAAACTTGGATACGAAAAGTAATAAAGTGATCGCAAAAGCGTTGATTAACCCACAATACATGTCATTGATCGCCAAAGAAGGCAGCCGTTTTACGTTGATATCTCCTCAAATTTCTGCGGCGAGCATTGAAAACTTAGAGAGTTTACTCCAACCCTATATTGATGTTGAAATCGGTCAAGGCAAAGGAAAAACACAGTTTACATTGGTACAATCTGCTCCTCGTAGCAATAATAAATATACCCAAGGCTTGCCATTGGTGTTAGAAACCCATGATGCGTTGAATATTACCGTAGGCTCACCGATCCTCTATCGTGGCGTTGAGGTAGGAAAAATCAACCATATCACGTTAAATGAACTCGGTGATCGTGTCTTTGTGCATATTATTATTGCGCGAAAATACCAGCATCTTGTCCGTCAAAATTCAGAATTTTGGATTGCCGCTGGCTATGATTTTAATTTCAGTTTACGCGGTGCAGAAGTCAATACAGGATCAGTACAACAATTATTAAAAGGTGGAATTGCTTTTTCTACACCCGCGAGCACAGTGATTCAACCTGTCGCAAAAGCAAATCAACATTTTTTACTGCAAGTAAAACGTCCTCAAGATGCGCAACAATGGAATTCGGGTGCCTTACCAAAATAA
- the potA gene encoding spermidine/putrescine ABC transporter ATP-binding protein PotA, with the protein MESSVQNKPIIELRSITKSYGDKTIIENFNLTINNGEFLTILGPSGCGKSTVLRLLAGLEELDSGNIILDGEDITHVPAEQRHVNTVFQSYALFPHMTIFENVAFGLRMQKVPNEEIKPRVLEALRMVQLEEYAYSKPAQLSGGQQQRIAIARAVVNKPKVLLLDESLSALDYKLRKQMQNELKALQRKLGITFIFVTHDQEEALTMSDRIIVLRKGHIQQDGSPREIYEEPKNLFVAKFIGEINIFNATVLTRVDEKRVRANVEGRVCDIYTNLDVVAEQKLKVLLRPEDILIEELDENQSSKAIIGHVADRNYKGMTLESNITLDHNGMTVLVSEFFNEDDPNIDHSLGQKVALTWHEGWEVVLSDEE; encoded by the coding sequence GTGGAAAGTTCAGTTCAAAACAAGCCTATTATTGAGCTTCGTTCTATTACTAAATCTTATGGTGATAAAACTATCATTGAAAACTTTAACTTAACAATCAACAATGGTGAGTTTTTAACCATTCTTGGTCCTTCAGGTTGTGGTAAATCGACAGTTTTACGTTTACTTGCAGGGTTAGAAGAATTAGATTCAGGCAATATTATTCTTGACGGAGAGGACATTACTCATGTCCCTGCAGAACAGCGTCACGTCAATACTGTTTTCCAAAGTTATGCCTTATTCCCACATATGACAATTTTTGAAAATGTGGCATTTGGCTTACGCATGCAAAAAGTACCGAATGAGGAAATTAAACCTCGCGTGTTAGAAGCATTACGTATGGTACAACTTGAAGAATATGCGTACAGTAAACCTGCTCAATTATCAGGTGGTCAACAACAACGTATTGCCATTGCGCGTGCGGTGGTTAACAAACCGAAAGTGTTGCTACTGGATGAATCCCTTTCCGCATTAGATTATAAATTGCGTAAACAAATGCAAAATGAATTAAAGGCATTGCAACGCAAATTGGGCATTACCTTTATTTTTGTGACTCACGATCAAGAAGAAGCTCTTACGATGTCTGATCGTATTATTGTGTTACGTAAAGGTCATATCCAACAAGATGGTTCCCCGCGTGAAATTTATGAAGAGCCAAAAAATCTGTTTGTTGCCAAATTTATTGGTGAAATCAATATCTTCAATGCAACGGTATTAACGCGTGTCGATGAGAAACGTGTTCGCGCCAATGTGGAAGGACGCGTTTGCGATATTTATACCAATCTTGATGTTGTTGCTGAGCAAAAACTCAAAGTTTTATTACGCCCGGAAGATATCTTAATTGAAGAATTGGATGAAAACCAAAGTTCAAAAGCGATTATTGGTCACGTGGCAGATCGTAACTATAAAGGAATGACGTTAGAATCAAACATCACGCTAGACCATAATGGAATGACCGTGCTTGTTAGCGAATTCTTTAACGAAGACGATCCAAATATCGATCACTCTTTAGGTCAAAAAGTGGCATTAACATGGCACGAAGGCTGGGAGGTAGTGTTGAGCGATGAAGAATAA
- the pepT gene encoding peptidase T produces MLNQQQTYKLLERFLHYTTYDTQSKSGAKISPSSAGQLKLAKHLQQELFALGLQDIDISKHSVVTAFLPSNVNPDSPTIGFIAHLDTATQCSGKNVQAEVIENYRGGDIALGVGEEFISPAHYQFLHQLIGKTLVVADGNTLLGADNKAGIAEIMTALAVLKEENLPHCNIRVAFTPDEEIGLGMQFFPVEKFPCDWAYTIDGGEVGELEYENFNAATAIVTIEGVNMHTGSAKDKMINALTLACEFQQGFPAEETPEQTEGKQGFYHLSHFTGHVEKVELQYLIRDFDRGGFEQRKIFIQQLVDRFNQQKRLKKPITLEIKDSYKNMNEVVKTVPQSVELADSAMRECGIEPIHKAIRGGTDGAWLAEQGLACPNVFTGGYNFHSKHELITLEGMQSAVNVITTIVRLATS; encoded by the coding sequence ATGTTAAACCAACAGCAAACCTATAAGCTATTAGAACGCTTTTTACACTATACCACCTATGATACCCAGTCGAAAAGCGGGGCGAAAATATCCCCGAGCTCAGCGGGACAATTAAAGCTTGCCAAGCATTTACAACAGGAATTATTCGCCCTCGGTTTACAAGATATTGACATCTCTAAACATTCCGTTGTGACAGCTTTTCTTCCTTCCAATGTCAATCCAGATTCGCCAACCATTGGTTTCATTGCGCATTTAGATACAGCAACACAATGTAGCGGTAAAAATGTGCAAGCCGAAGTGATTGAAAATTACCGTGGTGGCGATATTGCGCTAGGGGTGGGCGAGGAGTTTATTAGCCCTGCGCATTATCAATTTTTACATCAACTGATTGGGAAAACGTTAGTGGTTGCTGATGGCAATACTTTACTAGGTGCGGATAATAAAGCTGGTATTGCAGAAATTATGACCGCACTTGCGGTATTAAAAGAAGAAAATTTACCGCATTGTAACATTCGTGTTGCCTTTACGCCGGATGAAGAAATTGGTTTGGGGATGCAATTTTTTCCTGTAGAAAAATTTCCGTGCGATTGGGCTTATACTATTGATGGTGGTGAAGTCGGCGAATTAGAGTATGAAAACTTTAATGCCGCGACGGCGATTGTGACGATTGAAGGTGTAAATATGCACACAGGATCGGCAAAAGACAAAATGATTAATGCGCTTACGCTTGCTTGTGAATTTCAGCAAGGTTTTCCAGCAGAGGAAACACCAGAGCAAACAGAAGGGAAACAGGGGTTTTACCATCTTAGTCACTTTACCGGACATGTGGAAAAAGTGGAATTGCAGTATTTAATTCGGGATTTCGACAGGGGCGGATTTGAGCAACGTAAAATTTTTATTCAGCAGCTTGTTGACCGGTTTAATCAACAAAAACGTTTAAAAAAGCCAATCACACTTGAAATTAAAGACAGTTATAAGAACATGAATGAAGTCGTGAAAACCGTGCCACAATCCGTTGAATTGGCGGATAGCGCGATGCGAGAATGTGGCATTGAGCCGATTCATAAAGCAATTCGTGGGGGCACCGATGGCGCTTGGTTAGCGGAACAGGGATTAGCTTGCCCAAATGTGTTTACGGGGGGATATAATTTTCACAGTAAACATGAGTTAATTACTTTGGAGGGGATGCAAAGTGCCGTCAATGTGATAACGACGATTGTCAGACTGGCGACAAGCTAA